The nucleotide sequence GTAGCCCTTCTGCAGCAGGTATCCGTTCAGAATATCCAGCGCCTCGGTCATCGTGTGGCGTTTGTTGTCGTAATAACTGAAGGTTCCCGGAGGAACGTCGTTCAAGTCGAGCGTCAGATCGTTGGCGTCCGCAAACAGCTTGAGCACACTCTCCCAGGGAGCATACCGGAACTCGAATGACAGAAGAGCTTCTTCGTCCCCCATCTCTCTCGGGGGGGTTGTTTCAGGAGACGTCCGCCGCGAATCGCCCGGCTTTCCCGGATCGGATTCCGCCTCCTCCGCGAAATCCGCCTGTTCTTCGAGTGCCTCCCTGGCCGCTTCCTTTTCTGCCGCTTCGTGTTGTGCGGCCTTCAAATCTGCTTCCGGTCCAAAAGAAATGACCGTTTTGGCTCCGGGGGGCGGTCCATTGTCGGGAACGGCAGCCTTCGCATTGGGCAGATCACTTTCGACGCTCGTCGAACCGCCCGAGGGGGCGCTGCTGTTTTCCGAGCCACCGCTGCCGGGAGCACCTCCGGGAATTCCGGCGGGTGGCGTGCCGGTGGCTTGCTCGACATGTTTCTGCCACGTCGCTTTCTGCTCATCGGTCAGCAGATTGAGCACTTTGTCTTCGTTGGCCTTTTTCGCCGCCTGAAACTCGGCAGTGCTCATCCCCCGATAGCTGCGTGTCGCGGCCTGGCGGATCTCGTCAATCTGGGATTGCTGCTCAGGAGTCAGCCCCAGTTTTTCCACCAGCTCTTTATTGCGGAGCGAATTGATCAAACTTGTGGAATCGTCACGCGACGAACGTGTCCGTTCGCCGCCACCGCGACTGGAACGCTGAGACCAGGCGGTCTCGGGAAACGCGACAGCGACGGCTACGACGGAATAGAGGGTCCATCGTAAATAGGGTGACATTCCTGAGTTTCGCATTCCGACTCCCAATCGTTGAACTCCGTCATCAACAGAACCTTCGCGTTGGCTATGAGAAATAACGGTTGGATTGTGTTGAAACATCGATATCCGTGATGCCGTCGTTACAATTGTTGCTATTGGGCGCAATGAGGCCCCACAGCAGGAAGGATAGAGCCCGGCAAACCGCGACGAGAACTAGATTTTTCGAATTCAGGTCGGTTTCATGTATTTGGACTGTAGAATTTTGCGTCCATGCGGAACGAACTCCCCCCAGGTGACGCTGATACGTTTCGGCCCTTTCCTATCATCGTTTCCCGGTGCATACAGCAACCTGACGGAAATCGCGAAAAGTTCGGCAATTCAACGCGAGTTTGACGGAAAAAAAGAAACGGACCCCAAGCGTGATGAAGTTCGCAGGCAAGAACCAAGCGTTCTTCACAAAACATGTCAAGACCGAATCCTGAAAAGACGATTCAAATAGCTAGACGGTTTGCAGCAGTGCGAACGACCACACGACGGATGGCGATTGATCCGGAATGTGCGACTCGCACAGTGAAGACGTCTGGGGGGTAGGACAATCAGGGTTTTCTGAACACAGAGCTAAAGACTCTGCGAAGGCGAACACGTAATTCCCCGCCCTCCACGGGTATTTCGACCAAGGGATCGAGTCGAAATGCCCGCCGATGCCCGACGCGTAAAGACTTGTCGGATGGAACTATGAGTCTCGAATGAGTCGGGATGCATGGTTCTGTCCGAAAGACACCGACTCCGAGCAATCGGCGGTTTTCCTGCCGCTCGTAAAGCAAGCGGCGGAAAAACCTCGTCAACACGTTTGAGGGTGAAGATCCGGAGGGTCGCGACGCCCTTCTGTGTGAGCAAAATCTAGTGATTGGAGAGCCCGCGATGAGAACGATCTTCACTACTGGACAGGTAGCAAAGATCTGCAAGGTTGCACCCCGCACAGTGAGCAAATGGTTCGACTCCGGCCGTCTGCGCGGTTACCGCATTCCCGGATCACAGGACCGTCGCATCCCACGCGAGCACTTGATTCGGTTCCTTAAGGAACACGGGATGCCTTTGGGGGAACTGGAAGACGAAGCGATGGGCAAATTGCTCCTCGTCGGAGTCGACCAGAACGTCCGAGGACAGATTCTCGACCTGATGCCTCCCATGGATTACAAAATTGAATCCGCGGCGAGTGGCTTTGAAGCCGGCATTCAGGCCGAATCTCTGCATCCTGACTGCGTGGTAATCGACTTCGGCATGGGTCGACATGAAGCAACATTGATTGCGCAGAACCTGCGCAAAAACAATGAGTATGCTGACGCTGTACTGGTAGCGCTACTGAGCGATGACGACACGGCCAGCGGTTTTGACCGTACCCCGTTCAACGAGACGTTCCGGAAACCATTCGACTCAGCCCTGCTGGCCGAACGGATCCGCACCCTCGTCGGTCGGAAAAAACAATTGGCCTGAAGAACATAGATGAATCGTCCGGATAAGCATCTGTTGTGACCAGGGACGGGTCCACAGCAGATTCGCGTTACCCGACTGATGAGCGGCAGGAGTCGATGATCGACACCTGCCGCTTTTGTGCTTTTTCACCTCGGACTCACCTCGGACCAGTGTACTCGCCGCAGATCAAAGCCCCGCACAAGCCGTACGCGCCGCAGCGACATCGGCCTGCAACTGCTGAAGCAAGTCGTTCGCAGAAGCAAACTTGCAAATATCACGCAGTCGCGACACAAACGAAATCGCGATGCGGCGCCCGTACAGGTCACCACTGAAGTCGAGCAAATGGACCTCGATCTTCCGGGCCGCTTCGCCAAACGTCGGATTGGGGCCGATGTTGACCGCCGCCGCCCAGCTCGTGCCGTCGATCGTCGTGGTGGCCGCGTAGACCCCGTTTGCCGGGGCGAGGGTTTCCAGTTCAGCAAGATTGGCCGTCGGAAAACCGAGTGTCCGGCCCCGCTGTGCACCGGTCACAACGGTTCCCTCCATGCGGTAAAGATGTCCCAGCAGCCGCCCCGCTTCCGCGACATTTCCGTCGTTCACCAGACCTCGAATGACACTCGACGAAACCAGCTTGTCATTCACAATTTCCGGCTCAACGACTTCCAGAGTCAACTGGTGCCGGGAACAGAGCTGACGCAGAACATCGATATTCCCCTCACGATTGCGACCGAAATAGAAATTCGGCCCCTCGACCAGGCCGCACGCCTGGAGCTGTGTCTGGACAATCGAGTGAAAAAACTCTTCTGCGGTGAGCGTCAGGAATTGCCGGGTCGTCGGCAGCACGATGACCGTGTCCACCCCAAACTTCTGCAGCAGTTCCGCCCGGTACGACATCGAGGTCAGTCGTGGGGGTGCCGCTTCCGGACGTAACAGTTCGATCGGATGCGGATCAAACGTCAGCACCACGGCAGGAACGCCTGCAGCGCGGGCCTGACTGACGAGCGTCCGCAACATCAGTTGATGCCCGCGATGAACCCCGTCAAAGTTTCCTATGGAAACGATCCCTCCGCGATAACACTCGGGAGATTCAAACCCAAACAAAACGGTCATGAAACCGATTCTTCTTCGAAAAGTGCAATGCTGGCGGTAAAACCGTGAATGTAGTTTTTTCCGCCCACCGGTCCCAGCTCTCCCTGGGCAAAAAAACCGGCCAGTGGCAAAGGCCCCAGATGTCGCTGGATCAGTGTCGCGTCGTGATCTGGTGAAGAAAACATCCGCGAGCCACGCCCATTGCAACTGAACAGCAGGCTCGCCGCGGGGAGACGTGGGTGCGTCGACGAGTGTCTTTCCAGCAGACGAATCAGGTCGGCGTCCGCCGCCTCACCGTCCCGGATCTGGAACTGAACTGTCTGACCAACCCGAATCGGTCCACCCGCTTTCAAGGCACCCGACTTCTTGTCGACCCCCATCACGTTCAAGATCAGGAAGTCACCTCGGTGAAATGACTCCTGATACTCGTTGAGCGCGATCCCGATATGGACCCCTTCCTCGACCAGCGACTGATCTCGCGGCGGCAGCAGGTGGTACATTTCCTGCAGCCGCTGCATCGGCGCCACCCCGCCAAGTTCGTATACGACATTTCGATCGGCTTTCGTCACCACGAATGGGGTCCCGATCGGCCGGCATCCCTGAGAAACGACAGAACGGACCTGAGGCCCCCCTCGCAGGACGACCCCGACCGCCCCCTGATCAATCTCGCGACCGTTCAGGAACAACCGATTCTCGGTCGGGTTGCCACCGCTCGCCTGCCCCCCGAACAGCGGGACATTCGGCAGTTCGTCCGCCAGCAGATCAATCACCGACTGCGGCATCGCGGAAAAGGGTTCGCTCAGCAGGAAGACGGCACGCGTATCGTCGGTCCGGTCCCCCAGATCGTCGGGCAAACCGCTGCACATGATGCCGTCGGGCGTTTCGGCGAATTCCATCTGAAACGGGACAAGATCCGCACCGGGCAAGACGCCTGACCAAAGTGACAGGGCCGGTCCGTTTTCGTATTCGCGCGTACCATTGATGACGGTCTCGCCCGTACATCCCAGCAACAGCCCGCCGCCGATCCGATCGAGGATCGACTCGGCCAGCATGGGGAAATTCTTTGCATGGTGATGTGTCACAAACACGAACGTCAGGTCGGGTTTGCGACCCAATTCACCCGCCACCACATGCACGGTTTCTTGAATTGCCGCACTGAGGCTGGACTTTTCGGACACTGCACTTGCAAACGGCATTTCCTGATCCGATCCTTCGCTGAACTGCACTTCCTTCTGAATGGGCGAGGGCGACTTTACCGACACTAACGCGAACTCGCACTAACCTTCAAGCGACGCACCACCAAAGCCCCATCAGGACCAATCAGGCTTCGCTTGTGGAAGGCCTCAGAGCAACAGTTTCAGGAACTTTGCGGAAAACAACGCCCCCGTCCCTGCTGTCGCGTTGTGCACGACGGCGGTGGCCCATCCCAGGCGAAGTCCTTCCGTTGACCCGTCCTCGCGCCCGCCCCTTTTGGGGGTGAATCTGAGAGATGTTGGGTGTCGCCCCCCAGGGCGAGCATATTCGTCCCTTCCCCAGGAATGAAGTCAGTCGCCCGACTTTCACGCATTTTGTGCGGAGGAATCTTCGGCGGCGATTTTGGCACGGGCCTTCCACAACGACTCCAGAACTGCCTCGACATAGCGTTCTTCGGCGAAAGGACTGAGGAGATAACTTTTCAGAGCGACGATCGGCTCGCCATATTCGCTTTCGCAGTAGCAGTCGGTCAGCGAAATGACGACCCCTTCGCCGTTGAGCGCGTCTGCCTGGACCAGGTGATAAATGCGGCGATTGTATTCGTTGTGGGCCCGCAACTGGTCGCGGCAGGATTCGTCCTTCTGTTCCTCCTCGGTCACGCTGAACGTGTCGACACCATCCGGATAAACCCGGAACAACGTCACCGGACCGAAATTTCCCCGGTTGACCACGGTCGTCGCTGCATGTCCTTCCAGGTGCTCCCGCAGTTCTTCCGCCATGGAAACCGCATGGCCCAGCAGCGAGCGCAGACCGTCCTTACCAAACAGCCGCAGATTCGCCAGAGCGGCCATCGGCGGACTTCCACCCCGCGTTGTCTCAAGCGTGTACCGCCCGGGGTGATAGTGTCCGTCATGAAACAGGTAAGGCGTGTCAGACTGTTTCCGCGTGATCAATTCCAGATCGGCCGAATTCTTCACCAGAAACAGACTGGAAACGTAGGGAGTGAACCCTGTCTTGTGGAAGTCGATTCCGACTGAATCCGCCAGGGGAAGTTCCTGAATCCGCCGGCGCGTTCCGGCCAGGGCCCGCACCGTTCGATGCCGAAAGCCCAGTGGATTGACCGCAAAATTGTAATCGTTGAACACCGACCACGCCCAACCAATCACCGCATCGGCATGAATATGCGGGTGGTAGTCGAGTTGAAACTCCTTCACCAGACCTTCGCGAATCTCGTGAAGAGCCTTCAAATCATCCAGACCAAAGTGGTCGGTCGTCCCCATTGTCGCGATGATCGCTGCAATTTTCCCCCCGCTGGCGAGGATCTCGCGAGCCTTGTCTTCCAGTAACTCAGGAAGGATCTCATTTTCCGCTGAACAGGGAATCTTGATCACACTCTCACGCCCCATCCCCAGCCAGTTCGCCACGGTGAGACAGGCATAGTGGGCTCGCTCTGAACAGATGATATAAGCTCGTTCGCGGATCCCCTGCTGGGCTGTCCCCGGACAGGCTTTTTCCAGACCAAGCTTGATCCCGTACAGGAGCGTTCCGGTCCCGCCAAAGGTGAACAGTCCGGCCGAGACAGCGGGGTCGTAACCAATCAGATCGGCCGTCATCGATGAGACCTCGACCTCCGCCACTGCGACCTGACGCGACGATTCTTCGCTCACCAGATTCGGGTTGTAGATCGACGGCAACAGACCACCGATGATACTGGCAATCGTGGGGGGCGGGATGACATTGATCTGAGCCCGCGGATGGCCCCAGATGAACATGCCGGACAGGTGCTCGACGAGCGTCTGAGTGACCTGTTCCAGCGGCACCGGACCGTCAGCGACTCGCGACCGCTTGGCCTCGTCGTAGTCGAGAATCTCAGACTTGCCCAGTAACGGAGAAACCGATTTCATCTCATCCAGTTGATCCAGCGCCCTGAGGAACGAGAACACAAAATAGGCATCGTGGACCCGATCAGAAACGGGCTGGGGAAAAGCCTGCCGCAACGACGTGACCAGATCCAGATAGCTTGCTGTCATCAGTCTGTTTCCTGAAGAGGCTGGTTTGTCGTCGAATGAGCCAGACTCGAATTTCCACTTTTGTCCCGTCAGACACAGTTGGGCTGCCCGATGCGGGTGCATTTCGATGATGGGCGGGCCACATAGCCGGAAGGCCTTGCGTCCCCCCGAATCATTCGAACTGCATGTGTGTAAACTCGTTCTGCTTCGAAGGATTTATATGATAGACACCCAGAGCTGCAAAGGATTGATCGTGCCAGCGTCGCCCCTGATGGGAAAGAGGCTTTGCGTCATCGCGAAGGGGGGGCTTGGCCCGGCCGCTCCGATACGGGATAACACTGTCCAGCAAATAACTTCGTCCAGCAAATAACACTGCCCAGCCAAGCCTTCCTGCGACACGGCACCAGCGATCGTGGATGCCCTTCTCCTTTTGATTGAACGTCATCCACGCAAAGAGCCTCTGATATGCCGCGTCTGTTCTATGGAAACTTCGACTTCGAACATCGGCTGGCCGACCCGCGGCGGGAACCGACAAAACTTCTCAAGCGGCTGAACGCGGAGCTGGCGACCTCGTGGCTGGCCATTGCTGACGATGACGACATGATCTGGACCCCTGCTGCAATCGATGCGGAGTTCTTCCGCCAGGCCCTCGCAGCGGGCTTGCCACGCGTTGTGCCCATAGAGAGCTGGGACCAGACCCCCCGTGGTGTGGAGCTCGTCCCCTGGGGTTGGTCCCGCGAGGCCCTTGCCCTGGTCGAACGACTTGAAGCGTCCGGAAAGGTCCCTTCGCATGACGCTGTCCGTCAGGCAAACTCACGCGCCACGTCTCACCGTCTTGAACAGGGCTGGAAGGTCGGTCTGCAGGGGGCACGACGCATCAGCAATCTGCACGAACTCGAAGACATCCTCGGAACCAGCTCCGAACAACCCTGGGTCATTAAATCGGAGTACGGGATGTCGGGCCGGGAACGGATCCGGGGACGCGGGGCACCGACGGAAGCCGACCTGCAATGGCTGCGGCGACGACTGGGGCCGGGAAACTCGGTCTTCTATGAACCCTGGGTCGAACGTGTCGCCGAAGTCGGCATCCAGATCGAGATTCCCCCGACGGGATCACCCCGTCTGGCAGGTCTCGCCACCATGTTCACCGACGAACGGGGACAGTACGCCGGAAGCCTGGTGCCATCACCCTCGCAGCAATCCGTCCCCGAAAACGTCGTGTGGCAGGAGGCGATCGAAGTCACCCTGCGCGCGGCGAACGAGCTTCAGTCGCTGGGCTATTTCGGTCCCGTGGGAATTGATGCCATGCAGTACCGAGACCGCGATGGCGGTCTGAAGATTCGCCCACTGCAGGACATCAATGCCCGCTGGACGATGGGGCGGCTGAGTCTGGGCTTTGGCAAATTACTCGCGCCGGACGAAGTGGGATTATGGGTTCATGGTTCTCAAACCACGCTCGCCTCCGAAATCGCAGCCAGGAGTGGCCTGATCGGACAACGCTCGATCGCCACTTCTCCCGAAAACGTCGGCGGTACCCCGTGTTTCCACCACTCCCGACTCGTGATCGGGCAGCGGCTCATCTGAGCTCAGCAGCAAACCGACGATGTCTCGCCAACGCGGTGCGACGGAATGCATGATTCGTAGACTTACCAGTCGTCTCATCCACCAGACGGGCGGAACAAGAAATCCTCCACTTCACCAATGCCAGAAATGCCGCCCGTGCCAGCGCGAGCAGAGTAAACCACGTCGATGACTGGCTCCTCACCTGCAGAATCAACCCACCTGCCCCTCAAGCACTTTCTTCAAGGACTGCAGATCGGCGTCGACCATGTCGGCATCTCTGGCAAACTGCTCGTCGGACATGCCGGGCTGTTGGAACAGTGTGAACATCACTTCGCTGCCGCCACCATTGTCGACCACACGCATCGGATTGACGACGGCTTGACCGTCCGGCAATGTGACCATGTGATCCATGATTCCCGCTTCATTGCGAGGAACAAAACGAATCTGCACCCAGCCCGTCGGTGTCTCCATTTCCCAATACTCCCCTGACTTCCTGACCGACAGGCAGAACGACGTCACCCAGCGGGGAAGATTCTCAGGATTCGCGGCGAACTCGTAGACGGCGTCCACGGGTCGGTGAATCGAGCAACGGATAATCCGGCAGTTCATCAGGGGGCACCTCGTTCCGATTCCTTCACGGCCAATTCAGCCAGCACCTCAGCCAGCACCACGGCTCACGCCTTCAGCAGCGACGAACGACTCACCACCGAAATGAACCTTGGCCCGATCGTGGCACAGCTTACTCTACCGCCAGGCTTTTTCCGTGAGATACGAGACGACGGCTTCCGCCCCGAGGCGAAAGCCCCGTCCGGAGTTCCTGCGGCGCGACGTGATCTCTGTGGTCAATCCGTCCCTTTCCGGCGCTCCCGATCCCCCGAAAATCCATAGCCGCGATGACTGACAAGGGCAACCTGTTCGGCCTGCCGAACTCACTGAATCCATCCACGGACTCTGTTGAAACTCCTTGCATTGGGCTTACAGAAATGGCATAGTCAAAGACCATTCGCAATCTGGTTGTCGGTCGTTCTGGCGGGCGAACCTGCAGGCGAACTCACATCACTGGATTGTTGTCTCAAGGTTAACATTATGCGTTCCAACCGCTTTTCGGTTTGGCATCAGGGCCTGTGCCTGATTGTCTCGTCCGGCTTGATTGGCTGCGGATCAGGAAACAACACCGCGCCAACGACCTCTGTTGGTCCTGCCAACACCGCCCCCGTTGCAGGAGCGGTCCCCGGAATGCCCGGTGCTCCTGGAATGCCGGGAGCGGGACATGCTCCACCAGGAATGCCCGGCATGGGTCACGCCCCTCCGGGTGGGCCGTCGATGGCAGGGGGACCTCCGCAAGGTGGAGCTGGTAACCCAGCCATGATGGCTCAGATGGCCGGAAACGCAGCCCCCAACCCCGCTCAGGCGGCGGCTCATATGGCGAATCGTCCCGGCGGACCTGCGGCTGGTCCCAGTGGTGGTCCCTCAGCCATACCCGGTGTCGGAAGCGCTCCTGGATTGCCCGCCGGTGCCGCAGCGACCGTCCCCCCCGGTGCACCAGGTGCTTCGGGTGCTCCCGTGGGATACACTGGAAACCGCCCCGGACCTGGAGGACACGCCCCACCAGGAGGCCCCTCTGCAGGAGCGGTTCCCGGAATGCCACCCGGTGCTGCTGGCGCCCCCGTCGGCTACACAGGAAACATGCCAGGTCGCCCCGGCCCAGGGGGACATGCTCCCCCAGGTGCACCCGCCGGTGCCACCACTCCCGGGCTCCCCCCCGGTGCCGCAGCC is from Schlesneria sp. DSM 10557 and encodes:
- a CDS encoding aspartate aminotransferase family protein, producing MTASYLDLVTSLRQAFPQPVSDRVHDAYFVFSFLRALDQLDEMKSVSPLLGKSEILDYDEAKRSRVADGPVPLEQVTQTLVEHLSGMFIWGHPRAQINVIPPPTIASIIGGLLPSIYNPNLVSEESSRQVAVAEVEVSSMTADLIGYDPAVSAGLFTFGGTGTLLYGIKLGLEKACPGTAQQGIRERAYIICSERAHYACLTVANWLGMGRESVIKIPCSAENEILPELLEDKAREILASGGKIAAIIATMGTTDHFGLDDLKALHEIREGLVKEFQLDYHPHIHADAVIGWAWSVFNDYNFAVNPLGFRHRTVRALAGTRRRIQELPLADSVGIDFHKTGFTPYVSSLFLVKNSADLELITRKQSDTPYLFHDGHYHPGRYTLETTRGGSPPMAALANLRLFGKDGLRSLLGHAVSMAEELREHLEGHAATTVVNRGNFGPVTLFRVYPDGVDTFSVTEEEQKDESCRDQLRAHNEYNRRIYHLVQADALNGEGVVISLTDCYCESEYGEPIVALKSYLLSPFAEERYVEAVLESLWKARAKIAAEDSSAQNA
- a CDS encoding helix-turn-helix domain-containing protein → MRTIFTTGQVAKICKVAPRTVSKWFDSGRLRGYRIPGSQDRRIPREHLIRFLKEHGMPLGELEDEAMGKLLLVGVDQNVRGQILDLMPPMDYKIESAASGFEAGIQAESLHPDCVVIDFGMGRHEATLIAQNLRKNNEYADAVLVALLSDDDTASGFDRTPFNETFRKPFDSALLAERIRTLVGRKKQLA
- a CDS encoding FIST N-terminal domain-containing protein, yielding MPFASAVSEKSSLSAAIQETVHVVAGELGRKPDLTFVFVTHHHAKNFPMLAESILDRIGGGLLLGCTGETVINGTREYENGPALSLWSGVLPGADLVPFQMEFAETPDGIMCSGLPDDLGDRTDDTRAVFLLSEPFSAMPQSVIDLLADELPNVPLFGGQASGGNPTENRLFLNGREIDQGAVGVVLRGGPQVRSVVSQGCRPIGTPFVVTKADRNVVYELGGVAPMQRLQEMYHLLPPRDQSLVEEGVHIGIALNEYQESFHRGDFLILNVMGVDKKSGALKAGGPIRVGQTVQFQIRDGEAADADLIRLLERHSSTHPRLPAASLLFSCNGRGSRMFSSPDHDATLIQRHLGPLPLAGFFAQGELGPVGGKNYIHGFTASIALFEEESVS
- a CDS encoding bifunctional riboflavin kinase/FAD synthetase, giving the protein MTVLFGFESPECYRGGIVSIGNFDGVHRGHQLMLRTLVSQARAAGVPAVVLTFDPHPIELLRPEAAPPRLTSMSYRAELLQKFGVDTVIVLPTTRQFLTLTAEEFFHSIVQTQLQACGLVEGPNFYFGRNREGNIDVLRQLCSRHQLTLEVVEPEIVNDKLVSSSVIRGLVNDGNVAEAGRLLGHLYRMEGTVVTGAQRGRTLGFPTANLAELETLAPANGVYAATTTIDGTSWAAAVNIGPNPTFGEAARKIEVHLLDFSGDLYGRRIAISFVSRLRDICKFASANDLLQQLQADVAAARTACAGL
- a CDS encoding SRPBCC family protein; its protein translation is MNCRIIRCSIHRPVDAVYEFAANPENLPRWVTSFCLSVRKSGEYWEMETPTGWVQIRFVPRNEAGIMDHMVTLPDGQAVVNPMRVVDNGGGSEVMFTLFQQPGMSDEQFARDADMVDADLQSLKKVLEGQVG